A DNA window from Daucus carota subsp. sativus chromosome 3, DH1 v3.0, whole genome shotgun sequence contains the following coding sequences:
- the LOC135151517 gene encoding uncharacterized protein LOC135151517 encodes MGPLGSRNVETNVKVECFYPRFLMLLLNDKMTEADKNFYFNAERLNVKQTSLKLINKLAKGSKYNAVPLIVTPFMLERFNAQVVPYQVQVAQQQQQQQQQDQQPPQPQDPQQQQSPDQSPDQSPVQSPIPQRQFPSYEDEPLPFDFFEAQPSSSAPTQPTAQPQ; translated from the coding sequence ATGGGACCACTTGGAAGTCGGAACGTGGAAACTAATGttaaagttgaatgcttttatccacgattcctgatgttgctgttaaatgataagatgactgaagccgacaagaacttctacttcaatgcTGAGAGACTCAATGTCAAACAGACCAGTCTCAAGTTGATCAACAAGCTGGCTAAAGGAAGTAAGTACAACGCAGTACCACTCATTGTTACTCCATTTATGTTGGAAAGGTTCAATGCTCAagttgttccttatcaagttcaagtggctcaacaacaacaacaacaacagcaacaagatcaacaaccacctcaacctcaagatccacaacaacaacaatcaccagATCAATCCCCTGACCAATCACCAGTTCAATCACCTATCCCCCAACGACAGTTTCCATCatatgaagatgagcctctaccttttgacttcttcgaagctcaaccatcttcatctgcacCCACACAACCTACTGCTCAACCACAATAa